The genome window AGCCGCTATATTCTGTATCGCTGCGGGATCACCGATATCCCCGTGGTGGCGGGGGTACCGGCCCCGCTGGCCGTGGACCTGGTGACCACCCCGGAGACGCACGGCCCCACGGGGCTGGGCTATCTCCATGCGCCGGAAGCACGGGGTTTCCAGCACCAAGACCCCGAGGCCGGTCAATCCTGGCACGACCTATGGGCCGAGCACCCCCAGGCGCACGTGATCGTGGTGGGGCCGGCCACCCACCTGGCCTTGTGGGGATCGCGGGAGAGGGCCACCCTCATGGGCGGGGCATACCTTTATCCCGGAAATACCACTCCCACCGCCGAGTGGAACTCCTGGGTGGATCCACACGCCGCCAAGCGGGCCTTTGCGCAGGCCACCACCCCCATTACCGTGTGTTCCCTGGGAGTGACGGAGCGATTCACCCTCGATCCCACTTCCCTGGATGTGCTGGTGGCGGCCCTGGGACAGGCGGATATTGCCCGCGATCTCCCGGAACTCCTGCGCTTTTACTTTGAGTTTCACCACGCACAGGGCGAGGGATACCTGGCGCAGATTCATGACCTGTTCACCTGCATGATCGGGCTGGGCACCGTGGCCGCAAAGGGGAAACTCACGCGGGTAGACGTGGAGGCAGATTCTCCCCTCCTGCGCGGCACCACGGTGGCGGACGTCCGAGGACATTGGGGCCTGCCGCCCAACGCGCGATTAATAGAGGAAGCCGATGTGCCGGGGGCGCACCGGGAACTGCTGCGTGCGGCGGCGCTGCTGCGGGAATGTTAAAGTATTGTCCCGATAACGGAGCCACCAGTCAGGTCAAGCACCGTCCCGAGGTGACATAGGGGCGGGGTTTTCTGTGTGCCTCCATTTCCACGTATCTCACCCGATACCCACCCGATGAGGGAGTGCTTTTGCCCATGAGCCTGTCACTGAGCCTGCCCCGCCGTATCCTCGCCCTCGCGGGCGTGGTGTGCATCGTTGCCACCTGGCTTTACCTGGTTCTTGTTCGGCCCGCCGATTGGGAATCCGTGGGCGGTTCCGCCTCCGCGATCATCACGCTGGCCGGATATGTGGGCGGCGCGGTGTTGCTCCTGGCCGCCACCCTCCCCGCGGTGCCGGTGCGCACCATTTCCTTGATCCCGGTGGCCCTGGTGCTCAACATCGTGGTGGGGGAGATCGTGGGCAGCGTGGGGATACCGCTCTACCTGGATTCCCTGGGCACCGTCCTGGTGGCGGCGCTGGCCGGGCCCCTGGTGGGCCTGGCCACCGGAACCCTTAGCTCCGTGGTCTGGGGCCTGATTAATCCCGCCGCGCTGCCCTTTGCCGCGGCGAGCGCCCTGGTGGGCGGCCTGGCTGGCTGGCTGCTGAATAACAAGAAGGTGGTGCGCACCTGGTGGGCCACGGCGCTCTCCGGCGCGCTGGTGGGGATCATCTGCGGCATGATCGCGGCCCCGGTGGCGGCCTTTGTGTATGGCGGCACCGCTGGGGTGGGCACGGGTGCCCTGGTTTCCGCCTTCCGAGCGATGGGCAATAGCCTGCTGGGCTCGGTGACCTTGCAGTCCTTCATCTCCGATCCCCTGGATAAGATCCTGGTATTCCTCCTGGTACGCCAGGCCGTCATGGCGCTGCCCAAGCGCACGGTGGCGCAGTTGCGGGGTGAGGGTGCCTAGCAGCGGAGTGAGCGTTCACCCCTTTACCAGCCTTTCCCTGGCTGCCAGCGGGTGGATAGCGGTGGTGGGACTCAATTCCCCCTGGTTCTCCGCCGCGTGTGTTCTGGTTTCCTGGGTCTATGCGGGGGTGTGCGCGGCGCAGCCAAAAAACCTCATGAGCCGGGTGGTGCGTGTGCCGCTATGGAGCGTGGCCCTCAGTGCGCCGGTGGCGGCCTCCATGATTCTCATTCACGCACCGCACGGGCGGCAGCGCTTGGCACCGTTGCTCACCAGCGATGGTCTCCTGGTGGCCCTGGAACTGACGCTGCGGTTCATGGCCT of Corynebacterium sp. 21KM1197 contains these proteins:
- a CDS encoding nucleoside hydrolase — protein: MVPQVLLDCDTGIDDSLALMYLAALHRAGEIKLCGVTCTAGNTTAAQAARNSRYILYRCGITDIPVVAGVPAPLAVDLVTTPETHGPTGLGYLHAPEARGFQHQDPEAGQSWHDLWAEHPQAHVIVVGPATHLALWGSRERATLMGGAYLYPGNTTPTAEWNSWVDPHAAKRAFAQATTPITVCSLGVTERFTLDPTSLDVLVAALGQADIARDLPELLRFYFEFHHAQGEGYLAQIHDLFTCMIGLGTVAAKGKLTRVDVEADSPLLRGTTVADVRGHWGLPPNARLIEEADVPGAHRELLRAAALLREC
- a CDS encoding ECF transporter S component is translated as MSLSLSLPRRILALAGVVCIVATWLYLVLVRPADWESVGGSASAIITLAGYVGGAVLLLAATLPAVPVRTISLIPVALVLNIVVGEIVGSVGIPLYLDSLGTVLVAALAGPLVGLATGTLSSVVWGLINPAALPFAAASALVGGLAGWLLNNKKVVRTWWATALSGALVGIICGMIAAPVAAFVYGGTAGVGTGALVSAFRAMGNSLLGSVTLQSFISDPLDKILVFLLVRQAVMALPKRTVAQLRGEGA